The sequence GCGATGGTCCTCGTCGCGGCCATCGCCGCGGGCGTGCTGATCAACACGGCCGGCTTCCTCCAGACTCAGGCCGAATCCACAGGTGAACAGAGTGCGTCCCAGGTGTCCAACTCCGCGCAGGTCGTCTACGCCAGCGGGAACGTAAACTCCGGAGAAGACGCTATTGACCTTGTTAACTTGACCGTCATGAAGGCACCCGGGTCCGACAACATCAACCTCTCGAAGGCCACCATCAACTGGAACGGTGATCAGTCTGCCATTCTTACCGGAACGTACGCAGAGGGAGGCGACCCGTCCAATTTACCCGATGGCTCAACCTTTGTGATATCCACGATCAACGATAGTAACCTCGGGACCGCCCCAGTACTCGTGGAATCATCTGATCGCCTGCGGCTCACCCTTGATGCTTCGCAAATTGAAGACGAGATCCAGGCAGGTCAGGCGGT is a genomic window of Halanaeroarchaeum sulfurireducens containing:
- a CDS encoding archaellin/type IV pilin N-terminal domain-containing protein; this encodes MRDRLPESGEHGQVGIGTLIVFIAMVLVAAIAAGVLINTAGFLQTQAESTGEQSASQVSNSAQVVYASGNVNSGEDAIDLVNLTVMKAPGSDNINLSKATINWNGDQSAILTGTYAEGGDPSNLPDGSTFVISTINDSNLGTAPVLVESSDRLRLTLDASQIEDEIQAGQAVDLTLVTQSGAETTYTLVVPESLEQKETVNL